Proteins encoded by one window of Vampirovibrionales bacterium:
- the uvrC gene encoding excinuclease ABC subunit UvrC: MTEPDASSCFDIAAALARLPQSPGVYRMLDADGRLLYVGKAKRLRSRVRQYFQKNPDASPKTRALCERIHRFEAIVTASEVEALVLEDSLIKAHRPPFNILLRDDKRYPWLCITDEPFPRLIVTRRAKKSGKERYFGPYSNPGALYEALRVLRKHFPMRQRRKPLFKERPCMNYFIGACPGPCQSLVTPDAYAQTVAQAALFLKGRNQELLREIEAQMQAASDALNFERAARLRDRAQAVKAVMGYQQSVAFDDPALSIDAIGADSDERRCWAVVMRIREGRMIGSQTFELPLPFGASREEALSAFIRQRYAAVEDDDLPEELLLPAMPREWEDGEEALSQWLSDRRRAAGLSRARTRLLHPQKGPKRDLLALAERNAQEALQQAALLDAGRLRADPARALSALQHALHLPRYPQRMECYDISHVQGAYTVASMVVFTDGVSDRAEYRRFKIRLAEGKPDDFKSMAEVIRRRFARAASPDPGQSAWRAPDLVVIDGGKGQLHAAQEALIAHGFGDQPIISLAKRLEEVFTPGESQSVRLSHDDPALHLLQQIRDEAHRFAITYHRLLRQKGAKISLLETVPGLGPRRRERLIARYGALARMREASAADLAREGGMPLSVAEALLDALRAPQKPPPKAEKMG, encoded by the coding sequence ATGACCGAGCCGGACGCGTCGTCCTGTTTTGATATCGCCGCCGCATTGGCGCGCCTGCCGCAGTCGCCCGGCGTGTACCGTATGCTGGACGCCGACGGACGCCTGCTCTACGTCGGCAAAGCCAAGCGCCTGAGATCCCGCGTGCGGCAGTATTTCCAGAAAAACCCCGACGCATCGCCCAAGACGCGCGCGTTGTGCGAGCGCATTCATCGCTTTGAGGCCATCGTGACCGCCAGCGAAGTCGAGGCGCTGGTGCTGGAAGACAGCCTGATCAAGGCGCACCGGCCGCCGTTTAATATCCTGCTGCGCGATGACAAGCGCTACCCGTGGCTTTGCATCACTGACGAGCCCTTTCCGCGCCTGATTGTCACCCGGCGCGCCAAAAAATCCGGGAAAGAGCGCTATTTCGGGCCGTATAGTAATCCCGGCGCGCTCTACGAAGCGCTGCGCGTCCTGCGCAAGCATTTTCCGATGCGCCAGCGCCGCAAGCCGCTGTTTAAAGAGCGCCCCTGTATGAATTATTTTATTGGCGCCTGCCCCGGCCCTTGTCAGTCGCTGGTAACGCCGGACGCTTACGCCCAGACAGTCGCCCAGGCGGCCTTATTTTTAAAAGGCCGGAATCAGGAACTGCTCCGCGAGATTGAAGCGCAGATGCAGGCCGCCAGCGACGCCCTGAATTTCGAGCGGGCCGCCCGTCTGCGCGATCGCGCGCAAGCCGTTAAGGCCGTCATGGGCTATCAACAATCGGTCGCCTTCGACGATCCTGCGCTCAGCATTGACGCAATCGGCGCCGACAGTGACGAGCGACGCTGCTGGGCCGTCGTGATGCGCATTCGCGAAGGCCGGATGATTGGCAGTCAAACCTTTGAGCTTCCGCTCCCCTTCGGAGCCAGCCGCGAAGAGGCGCTGAGCGCTTTCATCCGTCAGCGCTACGCCGCCGTGGAAGACGACGATCTGCCCGAAGAGCTGCTCTTGCCTGCGATGCCGCGCGAATGGGAAGACGGCGAAGAGGCGCTGAGCCAGTGGCTGAGCGATCGACGCCGGGCCGCAGGCCTGAGTCGCGCCCGCACGCGCCTGCTGCATCCGCAAAAAGGGCCCAAACGCGACCTGTTGGCGTTGGCCGAGCGCAACGCGCAAGAGGCCTTGCAACAAGCCGCGCTCCTTGACGCGGGCCGCCTGCGAGCCGACCCGGCCCGAGCGCTGAGCGCGCTGCAACACGCGCTGCACCTGCCCCGCTACCCGCAGCGTATGGAGTGCTATGACATTTCGCACGTTCAGGGCGCTTACACCGTTGCCTCGATGGTCGTTTTCACCGACGGCGTGAGCGATCGGGCCGAGTATCGACGTTTTAAGATTCGCCTGGCGGAAGGCAAGCCGGACGATTTCAAATCGATGGCGGAAGTCATCCGTCGCCGCTTTGCGCGGGCGGCATCGCCTGATCCGGGGCAAAGCGCCTGGCGCGCGCCGGATCTCGTGGTGATTGACGGCGGCAAGGGCCAGCTCCACGCGGCTCAGGAAGCCCTCATCGCCCACGGTTTCGGCGATCAGCCGATCATCTCGCTGGCCAAACGGCTGGAAGAGGTTTTTACGCCGGGCGAATCGCAATCTGTCAGGCTCTCTCACGATGATCCGGCCTTACACCTGCTGCAACAGATTCGTGACGAGGCGCACCGCTTCGCCATCACCTATCACCGCTTGCTGCGCCAGAAAGGCGCGAAGATTTCTCTTCTGGAAACCGTCCCCGGCCTGGGTCCCAGACGCCGCGAGCGACTGATAGCCCGCTATGGCGCACTAGCCCGCATGCGCGAAGCCTCTGCCGCCGATTTGGCGCGAGAAGGCGGCATGCCTCTCAGCGTCGCCGAAGCGCTTCTCGATGCCTTGCGCGCCCCGCAAA
- a CDS encoding GGDEF domain-containing protein: MLYGNLKKTLRLNRTIGGAFLFYAVFPALMPTWTAPPPFWATLALGVSALAFIAANELARAMLKQFGETESQPFEKVSVFLPIILLSFISWGYLLTGQTWTLPFLILPALQAQFFGHTRMARTLALAALGLALLGVTLGYPHEGVMTANPLHATLARVAMAIPLTLALFHYGSFVSTLVRSTSSQVTHLQSLATTDGLTGLINRRQFNHRLHAEMARARRHHAYLTLALFDIDNFKRLNDFYGHPVGDRILKELGALLLENVRESDVAARYGGEEFALILPETRQGEAYELLERLRATVERHVFCLPDNPLTLTLSVGFAELDLLNHTAFELVEVADAALYEAKHQGKNRVIYGAPSAVHTSSRGRKSGAPPRLQSSGSRRARDRATMTQDPDDVLE; this comes from the coding sequence ATGTTATACGGAAATCTCAAGAAAACCCTGCGTCTGAACCGCACCATTGGCGGCGCGTTCCTGTTTTACGCCGTTTTTCCGGCGCTGATGCCGACCTGGACCGCCCCACCGCCATTCTGGGCGACGCTGGCGCTGGGCGTCTCGGCGCTGGCCTTTATTGCCGCCAACGAACTGGCGCGCGCCATGCTCAAGCAGTTCGGCGAGACGGAATCGCAGCCGTTTGAGAAGGTCAGCGTCTTTCTGCCGATTATTCTCCTGTCGTTTATCAGTTGGGGCTACCTGCTAACGGGCCAGACGTGGACGTTACCGTTTTTGATTCTCCCGGCGTTGCAGGCGCAATTCTTCGGTCATACGCGCATGGCGCGCACGCTGGCGCTGGCCGCGCTGGGGCTGGCCCTGCTCGGCGTGACGCTGGGCTATCCGCATGAAGGCGTGATGACCGCCAACCCGCTGCACGCGACGCTGGCGCGCGTGGCGATGGCAATTCCGCTGACGCTGGCGCTGTTTCATTATGGATCGTTTGTATCCACGCTGGTGCGCAGTACGTCTTCACAGGTGACGCATCTGCAATCGCTGGCGACCACGGACGGACTCACCGGCCTGATTAACCGACGCCAGTTTAATCACCGCCTGCACGCCGAAATGGCGCGCGCGCGGCGTCATCACGCGTATCTGACGCTGGCGCTGTTTGATATCGATAATTTCAAGCGCCTGAACGATTTTTACGGCCACCCGGTGGGCGATCGCATTCTCAAAGAGCTGGGAGCCCTGCTACTGGAGAATGTTCGCGAATCGGACGTTGCAGCGCGCTACGGCGGGGAGGAATTCGCGCTGATTCTCCCAGAAACCAGGCAGGGAGAAGCCTATGAACTGCTGGAGCGTCTGCGCGCCACAGTAGAGCGCCATGTGTTCTGCCTGCCGGACAATCCCCTGACGCTGACGCTCAGCGTGGGCTTCGCCGAGCTGGATTTACTGAATCACACCGCTTTTGAGCTGGTGGAAGTCGCTGACGCGGCCTTGTATGAAGCCAAGCATCAGGGCAAGAATCGCGTGATTTATGGCGCGCCCAGCGCCGTTCATACCAGCTCGCGCGGGCGAAAATCCGGCGCGCCGCCGCGCCTTCAGTCGTCGGGATCGCGCCGCGCGCGCGATCGGGCAACGATGACGCAAGACCCAGACGACGTCCTCGAATAG
- a CDS encoding dicarboxylate/amino acid:cation symporter: MEFVIKVLMALFFGVKRHWGILLAILAGFALGVAFYDAGWSHDPRGQAFYKCFEFIGQGFIRLISMIVIPLVVSSLIVGISSLKDARQLGRLGVKVVLIFLSFMGISSALGATLAMLIQPGRLLHQDLGLITQNLHGVMSTAPIDLTHLGAQSHSLKNLFLQMIPLNPVQALGSDNLIAALVFTLLMGFALAFIGQAGRPMIALFESLFTAMMKLTDWVMMLAVPGVFALTFVTVASTGTTVFIKLLPFVGMVIAGFLLLLVVVFPLFLQLFARIDPLNLYRAVSEAMLVAFGTASSSATLPITIANSELRAGISNRIASFVLPTGASLNKTATTMFEVMAVMFLMQVYGMPLTPMTAGVIMVMAVIASIAAAGVPSAGLITMSIILNSLGQGFTVEMFAGGVALLWSIDRVLDMCRTVINVVGSVVVAAIVAANEGELKRDVLNHPETWRDTV; encoded by the coding sequence ATGGAATTTGTCATCAAGGTGCTGATGGCGCTGTTTTTCGGCGTCAAGCGCCACTGGGGAATCCTCCTGGCCATTCTGGCCGGATTTGCGCTGGGCGTCGCGTTTTATGACGCAGGCTGGAGCCATGATCCGCGTGGACAAGCCTTTTACAAGTGCTTTGAGTTCATCGGCCAGGGGTTTATCCGACTGATCTCCATGATCGTCATCCCACTGGTGGTCAGCTCGCTGATCGTCGGGATTTCTTCTCTCAAGGACGCCCGCCAGCTTGGACGCCTGGGCGTCAAAGTCGTGCTGATTTTCCTGTCCTTTATGGGGATTTCATCTGCGCTGGGCGCAACGCTCGCCATGCTGATTCAACCGGGACGCTTGCTGCATCAGGACTTAGGCCTTATTACGCAGAATCTGCACGGCGTCATGTCCACGGCGCCGATTGATCTGACGCATCTCGGCGCCCAGTCTCACAGCCTGAAAAACCTGTTTCTGCAAATGATCCCGCTCAATCCCGTGCAGGCGCTGGGCAGCGATAACCTGATTGCCGCGCTGGTCTTCACCCTGTTGATGGGCTTTGCGCTCGCCTTCATCGGTCAGGCCGGCCGTCCCATGATCGCCCTGTTTGAATCCCTCTTTACCGCCATGATGAAGCTGACCGACTGGGTGATGATGCTGGCCGTGCCGGGGGTTTTCGCCCTGACGTTCGTCACCGTCGCGTCCACCGGCACCACGGTCTTTATCAAGCTGCTGCCCTTTGTCGGGATGGTCATTGCAGGCTTTTTACTGTTGCTGGTCGTTGTATTCCCGTTATTTCTGCAGCTTTTCGCCCGCATCGATCCGCTGAATCTGTATCGCGCCGTATCGGAAGCCATGCTGGTCGCCTTCGGGACCGCCAGCAGCTCGGCGACCCTGCCCATTACCATCGCCAACAGCGAGCTGCGCGCGGGTATCTCCAATCGCATCGCCAGTTTTGTCCTGCCTACGGGCGCCTCGCTCAATAAAACTGCCACGACAATGTTCGAAGTAATGGCGGTGATGTTTCTGATGCAGGTCTACGGCATGCCGCTGACGCCGATGACTGCCGGCGTGATTATGGTGATGGCCGTCATCGCCTCGATTGCCGCAGCCGGGGTTCCCAGCGCGGGCCTGATTACCATGAGCATCATTCTCAACAGTCTGGGCCAGGGCTTTACCGTCGAAATGTTCGCCGGGGGCGTCGCCTTGTTGTGGTCGATTGATCGCGTACTGGATATGTGCCGAACGGTGATTAACGTCGTGGGCAGCGTGGTGGTTGCGGCGATCGTGGCGGCCAACGAGGGCGAGCTCAAACGCGACGTGCTGAATCACCCTGAGACGTGGCGCGATACCGTCTAA
- the lpxB gene encoding lipid-A-disaccharide synthase, whose product MNRVTRLAIITGDPSGDQHAASVVAKLRALRPDVEIAAVGGASLAAQGVRLIADQTGMGRVGAGAVWGAWHHYCLGRQILRFLEDFQPQIVLLIDYGGFNLLLAEQIRRRFGADSPALWYFIPPQIWASRPGRIRRIQAHVDRVFCIFPFEVALYETHGVPVTYAGHPLTGVLPPPADRVAFCAEHGLDPARPVLALLPGSRGMEISYLLAPLIGAGRRLQETMGLQAPQLALSRSSALSLTAFDRALQQAYRREGRPPLRFIDGDARALLSIADAAIVKSGTSTLEAALYQTPMIIVYRGHPLFAAIARRVCLLPSIGLPNILTDPYHPFVIERLQESVTPQRLSEDIQPLLLPDTPEREALRAGYARIRDALGSQSASQTVAGALADALPRLP is encoded by the coding sequence ATGAATCGCGTCACTCGCTTGGCGATCATCACCGGGGATCCCTCGGGGGATCAGCATGCGGCCAGCGTCGTGGCCAAGTTGCGGGCCTTGCGGCCGGATGTGGAAATTGCCGCAGTGGGCGGCGCGTCGCTTGCGGCGCAAGGCGTGCGATTGATCGCCGATCAGACCGGGATGGGGCGCGTCGGCGCGGGCGCTGTGTGGGGCGCCTGGCATCATTATTGTCTGGGGCGCCAGATTTTGCGCTTTCTGGAGGATTTTCAGCCGCAGATTGTCTTGCTGATCGACTACGGCGGCTTTAATCTGCTGCTTGCAGAGCAGATTCGCCGTCGATTTGGGGCCGATTCGCCCGCGCTCTGGTATTTTATTCCGCCGCAAATCTGGGCGTCGCGTCCCGGACGCATCCGGCGGATTCAGGCGCATGTGGACCGGGTGTTCTGCATCTTTCCGTTTGAGGTTGCGCTCTATGAGACGCACGGCGTGCCGGTGACCTATGCGGGTCATCCGCTGACGGGCGTTTTGCCGCCGCCTGCCGATCGCGTCGCGTTTTGCGCCGAACATGGGCTTGATCCGGCCCGGCCCGTGCTGGCTCTGCTGCCCGGGTCGCGGGGGATGGAAATCTCGTATCTGCTCGCCCCGCTGATTGGCGCCGGGCGGCGGCTTCAGGAGACCATGGGTCTTCAGGCGCCGCAACTGGCCCTGTCGCGCTCGTCAGCTCTCTCGCTCACGGCGTTTGATCGCGCCTTGCAACAGGCTTACCGGCGCGAGGGGCGTCCGCCGCTGAGGTTTATTGACGGCGATGCGCGCGCGCTGCTTTCCATCGCCGATGCGGCTATTGTGAAATCCGGTACGTCGACGCTGGAAGCTGCGCTGTATCAGACGCCAATGATTATCGTGTATCGCGGGCACCCTCTGTTTGCGGCTATTGCCCGCCGCGTATGCCTTTTGCCCAGTATTGGCTTGCCGAACATTCTCACTGATCCGTATCATCCCTTTGTGATAGAGCGCTTGCAGGAATCCGTGACGCCGCAGCGCCTGAGCGAGGATATTCAACCCTTACTGCTCCCGGATACGCCCGAAAGAGAGGCATTAAGGGCGGGATATGCGCGCATTCGAGACGCGCTAGGCTCGCAGAGCGCCTCGCAGACAGTCGCAGGCGCGCTGGCCGACGCGCTGCCCCGTCTGCCCTGA
- the lpxI gene encoding UDP-2,3-diacylglucosamine diphosphatase LpxI (LpxI, functionally equivalent to LpxH, replaces it in LPS biosynthesis in a minority of bacteria.) — translation MTDVCQPSVGRLGLLAGSGELPARVAQNAMAYGWDVAAFTMDRDNAAALRALGVSSLDAISPGLLGQNLALFKQRGVSHIVFAGKVSKWLLFRNPRLDAVALNALRRLALRNDDRMMLGLIDIIEAEGLQVLPQTAFLKDLILPACRLSQRSLFDEEVRDAAYGFHLAKEMGRLDIGQTVVVSQGMTLAVEAIEGTDECLRRAGKWGGRKGGVAVKVAKPSQDQRFDVPTVGVRTLKMMRDAGLRALVTEADATLYLDPQEMAAFADRAGMTVISVTADDLGVAADAAAPGRALRERAVAER, via the coding sequence ATGACGGACGTATGCCAACCTTCCGTAGGCCGATTGGGTCTTCTCGCCGGTAGCGGCGAGTTGCCGGCGCGCGTGGCTCAAAATGCCATGGCGTATGGCTGGGACGTCGCCGCCTTTACCATGGATCGCGATAACGCCGCCGCCTTGCGCGCGCTGGGCGTGAGCAGCCTGGATGCGATTTCTCCCGGCCTGCTGGGGCAGAATCTGGCGCTGTTTAAACAGCGCGGGGTGTCGCATATCGTGTTTGCGGGCAAGGTCAGCAAATGGCTGTTGTTTCGCAATCCGCGCCTCGACGCAGTTGCGCTGAACGCCTTGCGTCGTCTTGCCCTGCGGAACGACGATCGCATGATGCTGGGCCTGATTGATATTATCGAGGCCGAGGGGCTTCAAGTGCTGCCGCAAACGGCTTTTTTGAAGGACCTGATTCTGCCCGCCTGCCGCCTGAGTCAGCGCTCGCTGTTCGATGAAGAAGTGCGCGATGCCGCCTATGGCTTTCATCTGGCCAAGGAGATGGGGCGACTGGATATCGGACAGACGGTCGTGGTCAGCCAGGGGATGACGCTGGCCGTAGAAGCCATTGAAGGGACTGACGAATGCCTGCGCCGCGCCGGAAAATGGGGCGGTCGCAAGGGCGGCGTTGCCGTTAAAGTCGCAAAACCCTCTCAAGATCAGCGTTTTGACGTGCCAACCGTCGGCGTGCGTACGCTCAAAATGATGCGCGACGCCGGCTTGCGCGCGCTGGTCACCGAGGCGGATGCGACTCTGTATCTCGACCCCCAGGAGATGGCGGCTTTTGCCGATCGCGCGGGCATGACGGTAATTTCTGTGACGGCGGACGATTTGGGCGTGGCGGCTGATGCGGCGGCGCCGGGGCGCGCGTTGCGCGAGCGCGCAGTTGCTGAGCGCTAG
- a CDS encoding tetratricopeptide repeat protein, with amino-acid sequence MSISLFARYRSRGSWILVLLACVSSLAATRPDAALAKRRPQAEPPAPTTERPKAPEASTTPASDSPESQALEPYNRGVELFQVAQIQAEKGNPQGQKALLKEAADAFRKAAALDPKQVNAQSNLGFVYLTLNDYKPAIRAFVDALAVNPNHLNSLNGLATAYALADRLPQSLQTFDRLTTLDPTNPQYFFNRGSVLQKAARAEEAQAAYLQALKLDPKDQRALFNLATLLENQGDYDGAVGYYQKAKAVDISNPVGLEAVHRIQAIDSLKKQIQSEQNAASAAKSREQDRERDENRQKDRKKEKRSHASDSADAQNALSAPTPQAALAE; translated from the coding sequence GTGAGTATCTCACTTTTCGCCCGTTACCGCAGTCGCGGGAGCTGGATCCTCGTCTTGCTGGCGTGCGTCAGCAGTCTCGCGGCAACACGGCCAGACGCTGCGCTCGCCAAGCGCCGCCCTCAAGCAGAGCCGCCCGCGCCCACGACAGAGAGGCCCAAAGCGCCAGAGGCTTCTACCACACCAGCCTCCGACTCGCCGGAATCGCAGGCGCTGGAGCCTTATAACCGCGGCGTGGAGCTATTTCAAGTCGCGCAGATCCAGGCAGAAAAAGGCAATCCGCAAGGGCAGAAGGCATTGTTGAAAGAGGCCGCCGACGCGTTTCGAAAAGCGGCGGCGCTGGATCCCAAACAGGTGAACGCGCAAAGCAATCTGGGCTTCGTTTATCTGACGCTCAACGATTATAAGCCCGCGATTCGCGCGTTTGTGGATGCGCTCGCCGTAAATCCCAATCATCTCAACTCGCTCAACGGGCTGGCGACAGCGTATGCGCTCGCCGACCGGCTGCCGCAATCGTTACAGACGTTTGACCGTCTGACAACGCTTGATCCGACCAATCCGCAGTATTTTTTCAATCGCGGCAGCGTGCTGCAAAAAGCGGCGCGCGCAGAAGAAGCTCAGGCCGCCTATTTACAGGCGTTAAAGCTCGATCCCAAGGACCAGCGCGCGTTGTTTAATCTGGCCACGCTGCTGGAGAATCAGGGCGATTATGACGGCGCGGTCGGCTATTATCAGAAGGCCAAGGCGGTTGATATCAGTAATCCCGTCGGGTTGGAGGCAGTTCATCGCATCCAGGCCATCGACTCGCTGAAAAAACAGATCCAGAGCGAGCAAAACGCGGCATCAGCGGCGAAATCGCGCGAGCAGGACCGCGAGCGCGATGAGAATCGTCAGAAAGACCGTAAAAAAGAGAAGCGCTCGCACGCCTCTGACAGCGCGGACGCCCAAAACGCGCTCTCGGCGCCGACGCCCCAAGCCGCTCTGGCGGAATAA
- a CDS encoding MerR family transcriptional regulator, which translates to MFTVDTVLESLQKFDIDEDTLRQWEGELGLNIPTDEFGRRQYSPHHINLFKNIRKNLALGRTLQEIREIVSLPPENASRPAPISRVTRPYAQMPARSARGAQAMSSERSTQVVQMLDRLMAEKDSLQGKLVETEKLNSHLYNANSMFHRKVKELSGMIGSLKEQLDENRHFKLLDEKSRLHAQLIESEKNAHLMQRDLERVQQDLAVARTQTQETEAILNTRVEELKQQLEAATRRFDPKRFCGDWEEQASLMQVDYDNFGINVEPSRNRVFRLSEAPELTFGNTAVITTQYEYEANPLWKRVETIALCYVEDARLEGILTAEYMIDGVPVAKASYRVQCARVRTPRI; encoded by the coding sequence GTGTTTACCGTTGACACCGTATTAGAGAGTTTACAGAAGTTTGATATTGATGAAGATACCTTGCGTCAGTGGGAAGGCGAGCTGGGCCTGAATATTCCCACCGATGAGTTCGGGCGTCGCCAGTATAGCCCGCATCATATCAATCTGTTCAAGAATATCCGCAAGAATCTGGCCTTGGGGCGCACGTTGCAGGAGATTCGCGAAATTGTCTCCCTGCCGCCAGAAAACGCATCCCGTCCCGCGCCGATTAGTCGCGTCACGCGACCTTATGCCCAAATGCCCGCCCGCTCGGCGCGTGGCGCACAGGCCATGTCGTCGGAGCGCTCCACGCAAGTCGTGCAGATGCTCGATCGCCTGATGGCCGAAAAAGACTCGCTGCAAGGCAAGCTCGTTGAAACCGAGAAGCTCAACTCGCACCTGTACAATGCCAACAGCATGTTTCACCGGAAGGTGAAAGAGCTCAGCGGCATGATCGGCAGTCTGAAAGAGCAGCTCGACGAGAACCGCCATTTTAAACTGCTCGATGAGAAATCGCGCCTGCACGCCCAGTTAATCGAGTCCGAAAAGAACGCGCACCTGATGCAGCGCGATCTTGAACGCGTGCAGCAGGATCTGGCCGTCGCGCGGACGCAGACGCAAGAAACCGAGGCCATTCTCAATACCCGCGTGGAAGAACTCAAACAGCAACTCGAAGCCGCCACCCGTCGTTTTGACCCCAAACGCTTCTGCGGCGATTGGGAGGAGCAGGCGTCGTTGATGCAGGTGGACTACGATAATTTCGGCATCAACGTGGAGCCTTCGCGCAACCGGGTGTTTCGCCTCAGCGAAGCGCCGGAGCTGACCTTCGGCAATACGGCGGTGATTACCACCCAGTACGAATATGAAGCCAATCCGCTGTGGAAGCGTGTTGAGACCATCGCTCTGTGCTACGTCGAAGACGCCCGCTTGGAAGGGATTCTGACGGCAGAATACATGATCGATGGCGTTCCGGTCGCCAAAGCGAGCTATCGCGTGCAATGCGCGCGCGTGCGAACGCCCCGAATCTGA